In a genomic window of bacterium:
- a CDS encoding sulfite exporter TauE/SafE family protein, with the protein MESCCGSMPEVDTVVLTIWAAFGIGLTTSLGHCIGMCGPLISTFSLAQGRTDSRIKSLLPALLVYHLGRVNSYAVIGLVFGLLAAAARHAAPSATVRGVLFLISGLMMVLMGLGLRGWLPTTRLVESSRLGRFTAEKFMSLVGTRSMAGRYMLGVANGFLPCGPVYAVAAAALASPSPLHGAGSMAAFGLGTIPVLVVVGLGAGRLAPSLQRRFNLVAAILVMIVGLEFLFRAGKLFGYIEAIKWGFFPIF; encoded by the coding sequence ATGGAGAGCTGTTGCGGCAGCATGCCCGAAGTCGACACCGTCGTCCTGACCATCTGGGCCGCCTTCGGCATCGGTCTGACCACCAGCCTCGGCCACTGCATCGGCATGTGCGGCCCCCTGATCAGCACCTTCAGCCTGGCCCAGGGGCGCACCGACAGCCGGATCAAGTCGCTGCTGCCGGCCCTCCTCGTCTACCACCTCGGACGCGTGAACTCCTACGCCGTGATCGGGCTCGTGTTCGGCCTGCTCGCCGCCGCCGCCCGCCACGCGGCGCCGTCGGCCACCGTCCGCGGCGTCCTCTTCCTGATCTCGGGCCTGATGATGGTGCTCATGGGCCTCGGCCTGCGCGGCTGGCTGCCCACCACGCGCCTGGTCGAAAGCAGCCGCCTCGGCCGCTTCACCGCCGAGAAGTTCATGAGCCTGGTCGGCACCCGCAGCATGGCCGGACGCTACATGCTCGGCGTCGCCAACGGCTTCCTGCCCTGCGGACCGGTCTACGCCGTGGCGGCCGCCGCCCTGGCCAGCCCCTCGCCCCTGCACGGGGCGGGCTCCATGGCGGCGTTCGGCCTGGGCACCATCCCGGTGCTGGTCGTGGTCGGCCTCGGGGCGGGCCGCCTCGCCCCCAGCCTGCAGCGGCGCTTCAACCTCGTGGCCGCGATCCTGGTCATGATCGTGGGCCTGGAATTCCTCTTCCGCGCCGGCAAGCTCTTCGGCTACATCGAGGCCATCAAGTGGGGATTTTTTCCCATCTTTTGA
- the ggt gene encoding gamma-glutamyltransferase translates to MVPGRRSAAPGLALLLAVVVAGLGGCAATRPSLPAPAEYSASYRERAVACDHGVASRAGDEMLALGGNAVDAAVAASFCLSVVRPFSCGIGGGGFMIISLPPDADHPARRSIAIDYRESCPAGVGPDHYADLPPDASQLGAHAVAVPGAVAGLLYALEKYGTLDRATVLAPAIRAAREGYVADAFHVNATKKMRTVHDEHPELRLGLADAWVRLAREGRIAVGDLIVNEPHARALELIARDGADAFYHGPIGAALVEAVARDGGALTTADLAGFEVRERAPLESEWGDLQVLAMPPPSSGGVAMQQVIGILDRLGALAPGSDIDTVAWRHMLLEAFKHAFADRARWLADDTFYDVPVAHLTSPEYIAELAARVRPDSVLAAEAYGTIPPMPPDAGTSHVSVLDSGGMAVGLTETINLYYGACLEVPGFGFLLNDEMDDFTTSVEPNAFGLVQSARNTPAPGKRPLSSMCPTILLRDGEPVAIAGASGGPRIITGTLQVLLAAVVAGDDAGQAVARPRLHHQWSPNEVRVGGLWSDEAVLDGLRALGHVVTPLGDKPAGVVQAIVVRDGVISAASDPRKGGRPAGR, encoded by the coding sequence GTGGTTCCCGGCCGCCGCAGCGCCGCCCCGGGCCTCGCCCTGCTCCTGGCCGTGGTTGTCGCGGGCCTCGGCGGCTGCGCGGCGACCCGGCCTTCGCTGCCCGCGCCCGCGGAGTACTCGGCCAGCTACCGGGAGCGCGCCGTGGCCTGCGACCACGGGGTCGCCTCGCGCGCCGGAGACGAGATGCTCGCCCTGGGCGGCAACGCCGTCGACGCCGCGGTGGCCGCCTCGTTCTGCCTCTCGGTGGTGCGCCCCTTCAGCTGCGGCATCGGCGGTGGCGGCTTCATGATCATCAGCCTGCCGCCCGACGCCGACCACCCCGCGCGCCGGTCCATCGCCATCGACTACCGCGAGTCGTGTCCGGCCGGAGTCGGGCCCGACCACTACGCCGACCTGCCGCCCGATGCCAGCCAGCTCGGCGCCCACGCCGTGGCCGTGCCCGGCGCCGTGGCCGGCCTGCTGTACGCCCTCGAGAAGTACGGCACCCTGGACCGGGCCACCGTGCTCGCCCCCGCGATCCGGGCCGCCCGCGAGGGCTACGTGGCCGACGCCTTCCACGTGAACGCGACGAAGAAGATGCGCACGGTGCACGACGAGCACCCGGAGCTCCGCCTCGGACTGGCCGACGCCTGGGTGCGGCTCGCCCGCGAGGGCCGCATCGCCGTCGGCGACCTCATCGTCAACGAGCCCCACGCCCGCGCCCTCGAACTGATCGCCCGCGACGGCGCCGACGCCTTCTACCACGGCCCCATCGGCGCGGCCCTGGTCGAGGCCGTCGCCCGGGACGGCGGCGCCCTGACGACCGCCGACCTGGCGGGCTTCGAGGTGCGCGAACGCGCGCCGCTGGAAAGCGAGTGGGGCGACCTGCAGGTGCTCGCCATGCCGCCCCCGTCGAGCGGCGGCGTGGCGATGCAGCAGGTCATCGGCATCCTCGACCGCCTCGGGGCCCTGGCCCCGGGCAGCGACATCGACACGGTCGCCTGGCGCCACATGCTGCTCGAGGCCTTCAAGCACGCCTTCGCCGACCGTGCCCGCTGGCTCGCCGACGACACCTTCTACGACGTGCCCGTCGCACATCTCACGTCGCCGGAGTACATCGCCGAACTGGCCGCGCGGGTCCGCCCGGATTCCGTGCTCGCGGCCGAGGCCTACGGCACCATTCCGCCCATGCCGCCGGACGCCGGCACCAGCCACGTCTCGGTGCTCGACTCAGGCGGCATGGCGGTGGGCCTGACCGAGACCATCAACCTCTACTACGGGGCCTGCCTCGAGGTGCCCGGCTTCGGCTTCCTGCTCAACGACGAGATGGACGACTTCACGACCTCGGTCGAGCCCAACGCCTTCGGCCTCGTCCAGTCGGCGCGCAACACGCCCGCGCCGGGCAAGCGCCCCCTGTCGAGCATGTGCCCGACGATCCTGCTGCGGGACGGCGAGCCGGTCGCCATCGCCGGCGCCTCGGGCGGCCCGCGCATCATCACCGGCACCCTGCAGGTGCTGCTCGCGGCCGTGGTGGCAGGCGACGACGCGGGCCAGGCGGTGGCCCGGCCGCGGCTGCATCACCAGTGGAGCCCCAACGAGGTGCGCGTGGGCGGGTTGTGGAGCGATGAGGCGGTGCTCGATGGGCTGCGGGCCCTGGGGCATGTCGTCACCCCGCTGGGGGACAAGCCGGCCGGCGTGGTGCAGGCGATCGTGGTGCGGGACGGGGTGATCTCGGCGGCGAGTGATCCGCGCAAGGGGGGGCGGCCGGCGGGGCGGTAG
- a CDS encoding tetratricopeptide repeat protein: protein MIRPKETCVAAVLVLGTLTLGCTGVETLYAEPLSAEVAGELGLLPGKAFAAENCKGVDLIAADTAVMEGWDLLDRGLTDQAEDTCNRALMVLPQDPLLHLVKARALQMRGNTDAAIEQFRQAASYAGQSYHLVVREFESVMTGFDSAIRFRYHLLAADMFDQLICIEDRSRVPLSAQEARWTTEIAKSDTPYARYRRASVRYRREDTAGARVDLERALESLPDEPVLLAFEAAYLYQVDADLDAALSVVDRVIEGAPGWAHAHGIRGDILIRSRRFEEAEAALSTCAKLLGDLRALGLECSPSSEAGTVLSRLIAVRHRLGRFQEALDTIEESAGVFGSAVWIGAANLEIFAPEARYYASMDSIYAAEPSDPIAAWVVARAADGESRFDPVEALERIVGQTSDFALGWSQLGFAYGQQGRERDALRCFEEGIRRASAQTASHRYLSQWYSERGDNARAAELSRMAIDRNPRDLLAWYWLGRAESSLGHFAEAARCYTVARRIWLASGGNRYPAQGDWCVWRRAEAMIADRNEELARRDLMLLRSSSRREDALATLLEIGGDLRPFWDDSDQLARPEQLLYALADNVPGFQRGDQIAVIRAQEWLARSKLVGRELDITAVLADVRILDHNGDHFDVGGQTGQIAYQEMVTNFAQIYSSRFGTVIINSEESATFRFDRLSEEVARRVLDREGTAVRCRGRIEGVTVLDEDTVDALFFWKKVVGDERPTSPVVYVELSDVEFAPDWYRD from the coding sequence ATGATCCGGCCAAAAGAGACTTGCGTCGCTGCTGTGCTCGTTCTCGGTACATTGACGCTCGGCTGCACCGGAGTCGAGACTCTATACGCCGAACCGCTGTCGGCCGAGGTTGCGGGCGAGCTCGGTCTGTTGCCGGGCAAGGCTTTCGCCGCTGAGAACTGCAAGGGGGTTGACCTGATCGCTGCCGATACCGCGGTCATGGAAGGATGGGATCTTCTCGATCGGGGGCTCACGGATCAAGCCGAAGATACTTGTAACCGCGCCTTGATGGTATTGCCACAGGATCCGCTGCTGCACCTGGTCAAGGCGCGTGCACTCCAGATGCGCGGAAACACCGATGCCGCGATCGAACAGTTCCGGCAGGCGGCATCCTACGCCGGCCAGTCGTACCACCTCGTCGTGCGGGAGTTTGAATCCGTGATGACGGGGTTCGACTCCGCAATCCGGTTCAGATACCATCTGCTCGCCGCTGATATGTTCGATCAACTGATCTGTATCGAGGATCGGTCGCGGGTTCCTCTTTCGGCCCAGGAAGCGAGGTGGACGACAGAGATCGCAAAGAGCGATACACCATACGCGAGATACCGGCGCGCCAGTGTACGCTATCGTCGGGAAGACACCGCTGGCGCGCGCGTCGATCTCGAGCGCGCACTCGAGTCGCTGCCCGACGAGCCGGTGCTGCTTGCTTTCGAGGCCGCCTACCTCTATCAGGTTGATGCAGACTTGGACGCAGCTCTGAGTGTCGTGGACAGGGTGATCGAGGGGGCACCGGGCTGGGCTCATGCACACGGAATCCGCGGCGATATTCTCATCAGGAGTCGGCGCTTCGAAGAGGCCGAGGCCGCGTTGTCGACCTGTGCCAAGCTGCTGGGCGATCTGCGCGCGCTTGGACTCGAATGTAGCCCGAGTTCCGAGGCCGGAACCGTACTCTCCCGTCTCATCGCAGTCCGACACCGGCTGGGGCGTTTCCAAGAGGCCCTGGACACGATCGAAGAGTCCGCAGGAGTTTTCGGTTCTGCGGTCTGGATCGGAGCCGCAAATTTGGAGATCTTTGCTCCGGAGGCCCGGTATTACGCGAGCATGGACAGTATCTATGCAGCCGAACCGAGTGATCCGATAGCTGCGTGGGTTGTCGCGCGAGCGGCTGATGGTGAATCCAGGTTCGATCCTGTTGAGGCGCTTGAGCGCATCGTAGGCCAAACGAGCGACTTTGCTTTGGGGTGGAGCCAATTGGGATTCGCCTACGGGCAACAGGGACGGGAAAGAGATGCATTGCGCTGCTTCGAAGAAGGAATCCGGCGTGCCAGCGCTCAGACTGCATCTCACCGCTATCTTTCCCAATGGTACTCGGAGAGGGGAGACAACGCCCGAGCTGCAGAGTTGAGCCGTATGGCGATTGATAGAAATCCCCGGGACTTGCTCGCGTGGTATTGGTTGGGTCGCGCCGAGAGTAGCCTGGGCCACTTTGCCGAGGCCGCACGTTGCTACACGGTGGCGCGTCGGATCTGGCTCGCCAGCGGGGGCAACCGGTATCCGGCGCAGGGTGATTGGTGCGTATGGAGGCGTGCCGAGGCGATGATCGCCGATCGCAACGAGGAACTCGCCAGGCGGGACCTGATGCTGCTTCGTTCAAGTAGTCGGCGAGAAGATGCGCTCGCGACCCTACTCGAGATCGGTGGAGATCTCCGCCCATTCTGGGATGACTCCGATCAGTTGGCCCGTCCGGAGCAGCTGCTCTATGCCCTTGCGGACAACGTGCCTGGATTCCAGCGTGGCGACCAGATCGCAGTGATACGCGCTCAAGAATGGTTGGCGAGAAGCAAGCTGGTTGGCCGGGAACTCGATATTACTGCTGTCTTGGCTGACGTGCGGATTCTGGACCATAACGGCGACCACTTTGATGTCGGTGGGCAGACTGGACAGATTGCCTACCAGGAGATGGTGACCAATTTCGCACAGATCTACTCATCCAGATTCGGGACCGTCATCATCAATAGTGAGGAGTCGGCCACGTTTCGATTCGACAGACTGTCCGAGGAAGTTGCACGGAGGGTGCTTGATCGAGAAGGGACTGCTGTCAGGTGTCGTGGGCGAATCGAAGGCGTCACGGTTCTTGATGAGGATACGGTTGACGCATTGTTCTTCTGGAAGAAAGTAGTTGGAGATGAGCGGCCGACGTCTCCTGTCGTCTATGTCGAGCTTTCCGATGTCGAGTTTGCTCCGGACTGGTATCGAGATTAG
- a CDS encoding SGNH/GDSL hydrolase family protein — MSDTAKKIVLLLVAVVGTLGVGEVVLRALDYGTLRPELNFGVNTRMSLDKGQFEPDPDLFWKMPPHPLDAGMRAVQPDRPLPPRMRTHRILVLGDSCSKISRQIPPYSVLLEDTLSAEGLSVEVWNASVPGYTSWQGRAWLDRQLLDLAPEVAVIYFGWNDHWRSTGVTDAAYAARQRGGALRLARLLQRPPAVSPLRVSADEYEANLTAMTAALAARGAAVVLVAAPSHLTAEARAVLVRTGYLNEDDDPVALHRDYLLRLKKVADATDAVMLNASALFAGLEAPDALILRDGIHLTDQGHQVLAAALAEV, encoded by the coding sequence TTGTCCGACACCGCCAAGAAGATCGTGCTGCTCCTGGTGGCGGTGGTCGGGACCCTCGGTGTGGGCGAGGTGGTGCTGCGCGCCCTGGACTACGGCACGCTGCGGCCCGAGCTGAACTTCGGCGTGAACACCCGCATGTCCCTCGACAAGGGCCAGTTCGAGCCCGACCCCGACCTCTTCTGGAAGATGCCGCCCCACCCGCTCGACGCCGGGATGCGCGCCGTGCAGCCGGACCGCCCCCTGCCCCCGCGCATGCGGACCCACCGCATCCTGGTGCTGGGCGACTCCTGCTCCAAGATCTCACGGCAGATCCCGCCCTACTCGGTGCTGCTCGAGGACACGCTCTCCGCCGAGGGCCTGAGCGTGGAGGTGTGGAACGCCTCGGTGCCCGGCTACACCTCGTGGCAGGGCCGGGCCTGGCTCGACCGGCAGCTGCTCGACCTGGCGCCCGAGGTGGCCGTCATCTACTTCGGCTGGAACGACCACTGGCGCTCGACCGGCGTGACCGACGCCGCGTACGCGGCGCGGCAGCGGGGGGGCGCCCTGCGCCTGGCCCGGCTGCTGCAGCGGCCGCCGGCGGTGAGCCCGCTGCGCGTCTCGGCCGACGAGTACGAGGCCAACCTGACGGCCATGACCGCGGCGCTGGCAGCGCGGGGGGCGGCGGTCGTGCTCGTGGCCGCGCCGTCCCACCTGACGGCCGAGGCCCGCGCCGTCCTCGTGCGGACGGGCTACCTGAACGAGGACGACGACCCCGTGGCCCTGCACCGGGACTACCTGCTGCGCCTGAAGAAGGTCGCCGACGCGACCGACGCCGTGATGCTCAACGCCTCGGCCCTCTTCGCCGGCCTCGAGGCGCCCGACGCGCTGATCCTGCGCGACGGGATCCACCTGACCGACCAGGGCCACCAGGTGCTGGCCGCGGCCCTGGCCGAGGTCA
- a CDS encoding sigma-70 family RNA polymerase sigma factor produces MRTDPGQTVDWNSARAYLVSAVRQRWYHEDAPIDEMVQDGLVRALRASRRAPIRNVEAFLTEIAKRVVFDELRRRTRSAALFAPEAEGGYARAAPVERASVEFGDPVARVRFVILNFFGQTACGELARFFFREMNWKQVAGQQGRSHAAVRKQWERCVSLLREAVRTDPTLAALSDWAAAEGGDS; encoded by the coding sequence ATGCGAACCGATCCTGGACAGACTGTAGACTGGAACTCCGCCCGAGCCTATCTCGTGTCGGCGGTTCGCCAACGCTGGTATCACGAGGATGCGCCGATCGACGAGATGGTCCAGGACGGCCTCGTCCGGGCCCTGCGGGCATCGCGCCGTGCCCCCATCCGCAACGTCGAGGCGTTCCTCACCGAGATTGCCAAGCGTGTCGTTTTTGATGAGCTTCGCCGGCGCACCCGGAGCGCTGCGCTCTTTGCTCCGGAAGCCGAAGGCGGATACGCGCGGGCCGCCCCGGTGGAGCGGGCTTCAGTCGAGTTCGGCGACCCGGTTGCCCGGGTGCGTTTCGTGATCCTGAACTTTTTTGGCCAGACCGCCTGTGGCGAGCTTGCCCGGTTCTTCTTCCGTGAAATGAACTGGAAACAGGTCGCCGGGCAGCAGGGCCGCAGCCACGCGGCTGTTCGCAAGCAGTGGGAACGTTGCGTCTCGTTGTTGCGGGAAGCGGTCCGCACCGACCCCACCCTGGCGGCACTCTCCGACTGGGCAGCGGCCGAAGGGGGGGACTCGTGA
- a CDS encoding glycosyl hydrolase yields the protein MKTLLAILMLVLVLPVGPANAADDAEETSPLNSGALAGLAWRGIGPAFMSGRIADVVLVPDDPGTWYVGVGSGGVWKTTNAGTTWQPIFDGQGSYSIGCVTLDPRQPATVWVGTGENVSGRHVGYGDGVYRSRDAGRTWENLGLAQSEHIGRIVVHPEFSDVVYVAAQGPLWSAGGDRGLFMTTDGGESWEKVLGDDAYTGVNEVVMDPFDSDVLYASTWQRFRDVAVLMDGGPGSGIHKSTDGGRTWRRVKTGLPTEAMGRIGLAASPQQPGVIYAAIELGARKGGFWRSADGGESWTKMSDHAANGTGPHYYNEIFASPHEFDTVYFMNVEMDVTTDGGRTFRKVGEKDKHVDNHALAFSATDPDYLLAGCDGGLYESWDRGANWKFVGNLPVTQFYKIDVDYDTPFYHVVGGTQDNNTQYGPSRTDNLHGIRNADWSVTLFGDGHQPAIDPGNPDIIYSCWQQTNSWRIDRKTGEGWPIRPMQGPGGLEERWNWDGPLQISHHDPARLYTASQRLWRSDDRGDSWTAISPDLTRAEDRLLRPVMGRVHSVDDPIDLLAMSMYGTLTNIAESPVDADVLYVGSDDGRLHASEDGGATWRECRRPKGLPEHFYVNDLAADRFDRDTVYLLVDQHKQGDFAPYLFKSTDAGRSWRSIAGDLPERHIVWRLAQDTVRPDLLFVGTEFGVFYTPDGGGRWLKLGAGMPTIPVRDLKIQTRENDLVAGTFGRGIYVLDDYTPLRDIDAEALTAEARLFAPREAKWYMPRRVIGTTLRASQGSAHFSAPNPPFGAVFTYFLRDSLQTLASSRRTLEKELAAEGEDTPYPGWDALRAEELEDPPTLTLVVRNTDGWIVQRVPATGAAGVQRVAWDLSHASLRPETDGKRDPAGGPMLAAPGAYTVELVRRRDGLAEILAGPVAFRVTPLRDDDRGGLAPAALEAWVLEVDAFDDRLSDLTSVIGEMARHVDKVKAALERAVVDDPPLYATTIDLEKRLEQLRERLGGNRRRGRYNDAEPLSVARRMDMVRTGAMMNTVGPTTTHREQFGYARAQADAVASDLARITEVEWPTLVAALDAAGVPWTPGRAPRGE from the coding sequence TTGAAGACCCTGCTCGCCATCCTGATGCTCGTTCTCGTCCTCCCTGTCGGCCCGGCCAACGCCGCCGACGACGCCGAGGAGACCTCCCCCCTGAACAGCGGCGCCCTGGCGGGCCTCGCGTGGCGCGGCATCGGCCCGGCCTTCATGTCCGGCCGCATCGCCGACGTGGTGCTCGTGCCCGACGACCCCGGCACCTGGTACGTGGGCGTGGGCAGCGGCGGCGTGTGGAAGACCACCAACGCCGGCACCACCTGGCAGCCGATCTTCGACGGCCAGGGCAGCTATTCCATCGGCTGCGTGACGCTCGATCCGCGCCAGCCGGCGACGGTGTGGGTGGGCACGGGCGAGAACGTGAGCGGCCGGCACGTGGGCTACGGCGACGGCGTCTACCGCAGCCGCGACGCGGGCCGCACCTGGGAGAACCTGGGCCTCGCGCAGAGCGAACACATCGGGCGCATCGTGGTGCATCCCGAGTTCTCCGACGTGGTGTACGTGGCGGCCCAGGGTCCGCTGTGGTCGGCCGGGGGCGACCGCGGCCTCTTCATGACCACCGACGGGGGCGAGAGCTGGGAGAAGGTCCTCGGCGACGACGCCTACACGGGCGTGAACGAGGTCGTCATGGACCCCTTCGACAGCGACGTGCTCTACGCCAGCACCTGGCAGCGCTTCCGCGACGTGGCGGTGCTCATGGACGGCGGGCCCGGTTCGGGCATCCACAAGTCGACCGACGGCGGCCGCACCTGGCGGCGGGTGAAGACGGGCCTGCCCACCGAGGCCATGGGCAGGATCGGCCTGGCCGCCTCGCCCCAGCAGCCCGGCGTGATCTATGCGGCCATCGAACTCGGCGCGCGCAAGGGGGGCTTCTGGCGCTCCGCCGACGGCGGCGAGAGCTGGACGAAGATGAGCGACCACGCGGCCAACGGCACCGGCCCGCACTACTACAACGAGATCTTCGCCAGCCCCCACGAGTTCGACACCGTGTACTTCATGAACGTCGAGATGGACGTGACCACCGACGGCGGCAGGACCTTCCGCAAGGTCGGCGAGAAGGACAAGCACGTGGACAACCATGCGCTGGCCTTCTCGGCCACGGATCCGGACTACCTGCTCGCCGGCTGCGACGGCGGCCTGTACGAGAGCTGGGACCGCGGCGCCAACTGGAAGTTCGTCGGCAACCTGCCCGTGACCCAGTTCTACAAGATCGACGTCGACTACGACACGCCCTTCTACCACGTCGTCGGCGGCACCCAGGACAACAACACCCAGTACGGCCCGTCGCGCACCGACAACCTGCACGGCATCCGCAATGCCGACTGGAGCGTGACCCTCTTCGGCGACGGCCACCAGCCGGCCATCGATCCGGGCAATCCGGACATCATCTACTCGTGCTGGCAGCAGACCAACTCGTGGCGGATCGACCGGAAGACCGGCGAGGGCTGGCCCATCCGGCCGATGCAGGGGCCGGGCGGCCTCGAGGAGCGCTGGAACTGGGACGGGCCGCTGCAGATCAGCCACCACGATCCGGCGCGGCTCTACACGGCGAGCCAGCGCCTGTGGCGCAGCGACGACCGCGGCGACTCCTGGACCGCCATCTCCCCCGACCTGACGCGGGCCGAGGATCGGCTGCTGCGGCCGGTGATGGGACGCGTGCACTCGGTCGACGACCCCATCGACCTGCTGGCCATGTCCATGTACGGCACGCTGACGAACATCGCCGAGTCGCCGGTGGACGCCGACGTGCTCTACGTGGGCAGCGACGACGGGCGCCTGCACGCCAGCGAGGACGGCGGCGCGACGTGGCGCGAGTGCCGGCGCCCCAAAGGCCTGCCCGAACACTTCTACGTGAACGACCTGGCGGCCGACCGCTTCGACCGCGACACGGTGTACCTCCTGGTCGACCAGCACAAGCAGGGCGACTTCGCCCCCTACCTGTTCAAGAGCACCGACGCCGGGCGCAGCTGGCGGTCGATCGCCGGCGACCTGCCCGAACGCCACATCGTCTGGCGCCTGGCCCAGGACACGGTGCGTCCCGACCTCCTCTTCGTGGGCACCGAGTTCGGCGTCTTCTACACGCCCGACGGGGGTGGCCGCTGGCTGAAACTCGGCGCCGGCATGCCGACGATCCCGGTGCGCGATCTGAAGATCCAGACGCGCGAGAACGACCTGGTGGCCGGCACCTTCGGCCGCGGCATCTACGTGCTGGACGACTACACGCCCCTGCGCGACATTGACGCGGAGGCCCTCACCGCCGAGGCCCGGCTCTTCGCGCCGCGCGAGGCCAAGTGGTACATGCCGCGGCGGGTCATCGGCACCACGCTGCGGGCGTCGCAGGGCTCGGCCCACTTCTCCGCGCCGAACCCGCCCTTCGGCGCCGTCTTCACCTACTTCCTGCGCGATTCCCTGCAGACCCTCGCGAGCTCCCGCCGCACCCTGGAGAAGGAGCTCGCCGCCGAGGGCGAGGACACGCCCTATCCCGGTTGGGACGCCCTGCGCGCCGAGGAGCTCGAGGATCCGCCGACCCTGACCCTGGTCGTGCGCAACACCGACGGCTGGATCGTCCAGCGCGTGCCCGCCACGGGCGCGGCCGGCGTGCAGCGCGTCGCCTGGGACCTGAGCCACGCCTCGCTCCGTCCCGAGACCGACGGCAAGCGCGATCCGGCCGGCGGCCCCATGCTCGCCGCCCCGGGCGCGTACACGGTCGAGCTGGTGCGGCGCCGCGACGGCCTCGCCGAGATCCTGGCCGGACCGGTCGCCTTCCGCGTGACACCCCTGCGCGACGACGACCGCGGCGGCCTGGCCCCCGCCGCCCTCGAGGCGTGGGTCCTCGAGGTCGACGCCTTCGACGACCGCCTGAGCGACCTGACCTCGGTCATCGGCGAGATGGCCCGCCACGTGGACAAGGTGAAGGCCGCCCTCGAGCGCGCGGTGGTCGACGACCCGCCCCTCTACGCGACGACGATCGATCTGGAGAAGCGCCTGGAGCAGCTGCGGGAGCGCCTCGGCGGCAACCGGCGCCGCGGCCGCTACAACGACGCCGAACCCCTCAGCGTCGCGCGCCGCATGGACATGGTGCGCACGGGGGCCATGATGAACACCGTCGGGCCGACCACCACGCACCGGGAGCAGTTCGGCTACGCCCGCGCCCAGGCCGACGCCGTGGCGAGCGACCTGGCCCGCATCACCGAGGTCGAGTGGCCGACGCTGGTCGCCGCTCTCGACGCCGCCGGCGTGCCCTGGACGCCGGGCCGGGCCCCGCGCGGGGAATGA